The Polyangium aurulentum genomic interval ACCGCGGCGAGTTTTGCCAAGAATGCCAGGTCCGGCTTCCAAAGCCGTGTCTATACTCCCGCCGCTGTGGGAGAGCTGGTCCTGATCACGGGGGCTTCGAGTGGCATCGGGTTGTCGGCCGCGATCGAGTGTGCCGCGCTCGGGCACAAGGTCGTCGCCACCATGCGCGACCTCGGCCGCCGCGAGGCGCTCGAGAAAGCCGCCAAGGAGCGCAAGGTCAAGGTCGACATCGAGCGGCTCGACGTCACCTCCCCCGCGGAGATCATCACCGAGAAGGTGCGCGAGCTGCTGCTCAAGTACGGCCCCTTCTTCTCGCTCGTGAACAACGCGGGCATCGCGATCGGCGGGCCCTTCGAGGAGCAGACCGAAGAGGATCTGCGCGCGCAGTTCGAGACGAACGTCTTCGGGCTCATGGCGGTGACGCGAGCGATCCTGCCGTCGATGCGCGCGGCGGGGCGCGGGCGCATCGTCAACGTCTCGAGCACCTCGGGACGCGTGGCCATGCCGTGTCTGTCGATCTACGCGTCGACCAAGCACGCGGTGGAGGGCTTCAGCGAGGGGCTGCGCTGGGAGGTCGAGCCCTTCGGGGTCGAGGTCTGCGTCATCGCGCCGGGCTCGTTCCGCACGCCGATCTTCTTCGAGAACCAGAAGCGCGGCGGGCGCGTGTCGATGGAGGGCCCTTACGGCACGCTCAACCGCCGCCTCGAGTCGCTGATCCAGGAGCGCGCGGACCGCTCGCCTCCGCCGGACGAGGTGGGCAGGACCATCGCTCGGATCGTGGGAGACAAGGCTCCACCTTTTCGCACGATCGTCGGAAAAGACGCCCTCACGCTGACCGCTCTGCGGGGTGTGATACCTGACCGTTTGTTCGGCGCGGGGCTGCGACGAGTCCTTGGCGTTTAGCGGCTTCGTTGACACGTAGAGCCGCGGCGAATAGCGTTCTCGCACGAGCGACGGCGAACCCAAAGCTTTCCGGAAGTGTTTCCGTGGGGTTCGCCTCCACGGGGGGAAGTGGGGGCGATTGGGTCCGGCGACGCGCTCTTCGATTTTCGACCCAAATCGGGCACGGCTGCCATGGCCATCGCGGGGACGAACCCCCCTGCCGAGCAACGCGCATGCGCCGCGCCCAGGCCGCTTCTGAGAGGACTCCGGAGGAAGACATGTTCCGCACCACAAGCCGAATCTCCCAGCACCTACGCTCGCTCCTCTTCGGGGCTTCTGTCGCCGCGGGGGTGACGATGGCCATGGGCGGGATCGTTGGCTGTGCCGACGAGAACGACCCGGAGACGCACGTCAAGTACCTGCAGGATCCTGCGAAGCGCACGCCGGCCGTGAACCGGCTCGTGCAGTTCTTCGAGGACGCGATGACCAAGGACAAGGGCGACCGCACCGGCCCCTCGGTCAAGCCGCTGCTCGACAAGATCGTCGAGCCGATGTCGCAGACCTGCGTGAACGACGATCTCGACGAGAAGACCCGCTCGAAGGTCGTCAAGTTCCTCTCCGACGCCCGCGATCCGCGCGGCGGTCCCTGCCTCATCAAGACGCTGAAGGACTACAAGCCCGACAGCACCGAAGAGGACGTGCGCGCGGCGGCGCGCGGCGTCGGCCCGATGAAGCTCAAGGAGGCGTCAGGTCCCCTCTTCGAGGCCTTCACCAAGATCAAGAACTCGAAGCCGAAGGCGCAGCTCATCACGCTCGACGTGACCAACGCGCTCGTCGAGCTGTCGGATCCGTCCTGGGAGAGCCAGTGCGTGAACATGATCGGCAAGCCGATCAATGACCGCAAGGACATGAACCTCTTCAAGGACGAGCTGTACTGGCAGGTCACCTGCGCGCGCATCCTCGGCAACCTGAAGAGCGCGAATGCGGTCAAGCCGCTCATCAAGATCATGCTCTCGCCCATCAAGGGCGACATGCAGGCGACGACGATGTACGCGCTGATCAAGATCGGCAAGCCCGCGATCGATCCCGCGCTCAAGCTGCTGCGCGGCGAGGACACCGAGCTCGTCGAGTACGCGAAGGTCGAGTTCCTGAAGGCGCAGACGGGCGAGGACGGCAAGGTGCCCGACGCGGCGAAGAAGCCGGCGGAGACCGCGTACCTGAACCCGGCGGCGCTCATCCTCGGCAGCATCGGTCGCGAGGAGGCCGCGGCGCCCATGGTCGAGGCGCTCGCCAAGGCCGACGACACGGGCAAGGTGATCATCGCCCGCGAGCTGCTCAAGCTCCCGTCGTCGCCCGACACGCTCAAGGCCGTGCAGACCGTCTACGAGAAGACGCCGCCCGGGCTCACGATCCCGCCGGGCGCGAACGCGCGCGAGGCGCTGCTCGAGCGCATGTCGTACACGTTCGACGCGAGCCTCGTGCCCTGGCTCGTCAAGGACGCGCTCGCGCTGAAGGGCGACGAGGGCGATCTCGAGACCGTCCGCGCCGCGACGTTCCAGACGACGATGAAGCTCATGAAGCCCGACCAGGTGGCCGAGGTCGACAAGCTCTACGACGCCAAGATCAACGGCCCCGACGGCAAGCCGACGCAGCTCGGCAAGGCGTACGAGAAGGAGTACAAGGCCACCAAGGCCCTGCTCACCGAGTGCGGCGACAAGCTCGACTGCTACTTCGGCAAGCTCAGCGATCCGAACACGGCCGTGGGCGACGGGCAGATCGTGGGCATCAAGTCGGCGTACATGGTCGGCGTCCTCGGCACCCCGGAGATCCGCGCCAAGCTCGCCGACACGATGCCGAAGATCGCGAACGACGGCATCCGCTTCGCGTCGGTGCAGGTCATCGACCACTTCGCGCCCAAGGGCGACGCCGCCTCCGCTGCCAAGCTGCAGAAGATCGTCGACGACGCCGAGGCCACGAAGGACCAGAAGAAGATCCAGTCGGTGAACTTCTTCAAAGAGGTCGTCTACCGTCTGAACGCGCGCCAGTAAGCGCCGGGACGGGGCAAACCCCCGACCTGTAGCTCACGGCCATCGCGCCCCCCTCTTCCCCCCGGGGAGAGGGGGGTTGTCGTTTCGGAGCACGATCGCGGGCCGCGGCGCCGCAAGCCGCGTAGGATGCAG includes:
- a CDS encoding SDR family NAD(P)-dependent oxidoreductase, producing MGELVLITGASSGIGLSAAIECAALGHKVVATMRDLGRREALEKAAKERKVKVDIERLDVTSPAEIITEKVRELLLKYGPFFSLVNNAGIAIGGPFEEQTEEDLRAQFETNVFGLMAVTRAILPSMRAAGRGRIVNVSSTSGRVAMPCLSIYASTKHAVEGFSEGLRWEVEPFGVEVCVIAPGSFRTPIFFENQKRGGRVSMEGPYGTLNRRLESLIQERADRSPPPDEVGRTIARIVGDKAPPFRTIVGKDALTLTALRGVIPDRLFGAGLRRVLGV
- a CDS encoding HEAT repeat domain-containing protein, encoding MFRTTSRISQHLRSLLFGASVAAGVTMAMGGIVGCADENDPETHVKYLQDPAKRTPAVNRLVQFFEDAMTKDKGDRTGPSVKPLLDKIVEPMSQTCVNDDLDEKTRSKVVKFLSDARDPRGGPCLIKTLKDYKPDSTEEDVRAAARGVGPMKLKEASGPLFEAFTKIKNSKPKAQLITLDVTNALVELSDPSWESQCVNMIGKPINDRKDMNLFKDELYWQVTCARILGNLKSANAVKPLIKIMLSPIKGDMQATTMYALIKIGKPAIDPALKLLRGEDTELVEYAKVEFLKAQTGEDGKVPDAAKKPAETAYLNPAALILGSIGREEAAAPMVEALAKADDTGKVIIARELLKLPSSPDTLKAVQTVYEKTPPGLTIPPGANAREALLERMSYTFDASLVPWLVKDALALKGDEGDLETVRAATFQTTMKLMKPDQVAEVDKLYDAKINGPDGKPTQLGKAYEKEYKATKALLTECGDKLDCYFGKLSDPNTAVGDGQIVGIKSAYMVGVLGTPEIRAKLADTMPKIANDGIRFASVQVIDHFAPKGDAASAAKLQKIVDDAEATKDQKKIQSVNFFKEVVYRLNARQ